From Helicoverpa armigera isolate CAAS_96S chromosome 19, ASM3070526v1, whole genome shotgun sequence, one genomic window encodes:
- the LOC135118202 gene encoding uncharacterized protein LOC135118202, translating into MPEEDLLQHEMEAGVVISEVLTLPHSQARDFVELLPTETTINDSRATAGSSPPPIQEQVQDAPQSPVLQMTVRGRRTETVASSTPPLRQRPRRKSKLKFYL; encoded by the exons ATGCCAGAGGAAGAT ttattacaacatgagatggaggctggggtggtaatctctgaggttctcaccttacctcattctcagg ctagagattttgtggaattgttaccgactgaaacaa caatcaatgacagcagagcaacggctggttcttcaccaccacccatccaagaacaagtgcaagatgcccctcagtcgccagtactacaaatga cagtacgtggcagaaggacagaaactgttgcatcatcaacaccaccactgcgacagagacccagaagaaagagtaagcttaaattttatttataa